One part of the Dyadobacter sp. 676 genome encodes these proteins:
- a CDS encoding T9SS type A sorting domain-containing protein has protein sequence MKNFTFLFTLLLFGLGFAFQANATNDCGCDDNKLKNASFENGTGDWTKGTYNTSLSTSTGYNMCGTYNGVINGSGYIYQDVAITGGSAYYMKVYGGTHENNYDHKFKLIFYRSNGSVISEAVKDVNYEVGSGSTLAKYTLTGTAPSDAVKVRFQASSSGNYLKIDGACLTITPPATPVDCDCVASNQYIKNASFENGTNDWSKSGSFGVDDAYEMCGSKNGLITGTGSIWQDINVVAGAKVDVTAYGGTHNTGVSHTFKLTFYDGAGNKINANEAVVDMNYKVVDSKLKQFSISATAPAGAVKVRFSVNSSGDYFKVDAICTTITQPVTCTECNGNTLQNPSFENGTANWDVTGTLTVEPTYAVCGTNGAKLTAAGKFWQDVEVQTTTGKLVTLNIYAAFSTSSPNSQKIQLVYLNEVKEELGQTSQDVTKSLTEGTWGLTKYTLNGTLPAGTKYVRVLLSSNGNDFLVDNACLTFSGPPMPVTLSVFSAKKEGATAQLTWATTSESNSAYFEVQHSQDGKNWTALAQVAAKGESRSLETYSYTHTNPLAANLYRLKMVDLDETFAYSSIRNLNFDGQEQLSVYPNPTVDRIKVSSNQPVTNVKVYNQTGALVLNAVPDSSSEVDLTRLSQGTYYVKINNGPSMRKILIVR, from the coding sequence ATGAAAAATTTTACGTTTCTCTTTACCCTATTACTTTTCGGCCTGGGCTTCGCCTTCCAGGCCAATGCGACCAACGACTGTGGTTGCGACGACAACAAGTTGAAAAATGCCAGCTTCGAGAACGGGACAGGCGACTGGACAAAAGGCACCTATAATACGAGCCTGAGTACCAGCACAGGTTACAATATGTGCGGTACCTACAACGGCGTGATCAACGGTTCGGGTTACATCTATCAGGACGTGGCCATTACCGGCGGAAGCGCTTATTATATGAAGGTTTACGGAGGTACGCATGAAAATAATTACGATCACAAGTTCAAGCTGATTTTCTACCGGTCGAATGGCTCCGTTATATCAGAAGCGGTGAAAGACGTCAACTATGAGGTAGGGAGCGGAAGCACCCTGGCCAAATACACGCTGACAGGAACTGCACCTTCCGATGCCGTGAAAGTGCGCTTCCAGGCGTCTTCGAGCGGAAATTATCTCAAGATCGACGGAGCTTGCCTGACGATAACGCCGCCAGCCACGCCGGTCGACTGCGATTGCGTCGCGTCCAATCAATATATTAAAAATGCAAGTTTCGAGAACGGAACGAACGACTGGTCGAAATCCGGCTCGTTCGGGGTGGACGATGCCTACGAAATGTGCGGCAGCAAAAATGGTCTGATCACGGGTACCGGCTCGATATGGCAGGATATCAATGTGGTTGCGGGTGCGAAAGTGGATGTGACTGCTTATGGCGGTACCCATAATACAGGTGTGTCGCACACATTCAAGCTGACTTTCTACGACGGCGCCGGTAACAAAATCAACGCCAACGAAGCGGTTGTAGACATGAATTACAAAGTGGTCGACAGCAAACTGAAACAATTCTCGATTTCGGCGACCGCGCCGGCCGGAGCTGTGAAAGTCCGCTTCTCGGTGAATTCGTCGGGTGACTATTTCAAGGTAGACGCGATCTGCACGACGATCACACAGCCGGTTACTTGTACGGAATGTAACGGCAATACCCTTCAGAACCCGAGCTTCGAAAATGGTACCGCTAACTGGGATGTCACTGGTACTTTGACGGTCGAACCTACTTATGCGGTTTGCGGAACCAACGGCGCGAAACTGACCGCCGCAGGCAAGTTCTGGCAGGATGTGGAAGTACAGACGACCACCGGAAAGCTGGTTACGCTGAATATCTATGCGGCATTCAGCACTTCTTCCCCCAACAGTCAGAAAATTCAATTGGTGTACCTGAACGAGGTGAAAGAAGAACTTGGGCAGACTTCGCAGGATGTAACAAAATCGCTCACGGAAGGTACCTGGGGCCTCACGAAATATACGTTGAACGGTACGCTTCCGGCCGGGACCAAATATGTACGTGTGCTGCTCTCCTCAAACGGAAACGACTTCCTGGTTGACAATGCCTGCCTTACCTTCTCCGGTCCCCCGATGCCTGTAACGCTTTCGGTATTCTCCGCGAAAAAAGAAGGAGCAACGGCACAACTCACCTGGGCCACCACTTCCGAAAGCAACTCGGCCTACTTCGAGGTTCAGCACAGCCAGGATGGCAAAAACTGGACGGCGCTGGCACAGGTGGCGGCAAAAGGCGAAAGCAGAAGCCTGGAAACATATAGCTATACGCACACCAACCCACTTGCCGCGAACCTGTATCGCCTCAAAATGGTGGACCTGGACGAAACGTTCGCTTACAGCTCGATCAGGAACCTGAACTTCGACGGCCAGGAGCAGTTGAGTGTGTATCCAAACCCGACCGTGGACCGTATCAAGGTGAGCAGCAACCAGCCGGTTACGAATGTGAAGGTGTACAATCAGACTGGTGCGTTGGTTCTGAACGCAGTGCCGGATTCGTCAAGCGAGGTCGATCTTACCAGACTGTCGCAGGGAACGTATTATGTGAAAATCAACAACGGCCCGTCGATGCGCAAGATACTGATCGTCCGGTAA
- a CDS encoding GH1 family beta-glucosidase, which produces MATTIDYHKRNSENKLDYNVPLTREAFGHDFKWGVATAAYQIEGAVNEDGRSDCVWDVFARKKGKIRNGDHARQACDFYHRYEQDLELVKELGFGHFRFSLSWSRILPDGHGRVNQPGIDFYNKLIDKCISLRIEPWITLYHWDLPQALEKSGGWKNRRIVEWFAEYASVCALAFGDRVHNWIVLNEPMAVAGLGYTTGEHAPGNKGIHNFLPVVHHLALSQAEGGRVLRQILPDARIGNAISCSYVYPNSRSAADVRAARRADALMNRLFIEPALGLGYPKDAFPFLSNIKRFMREGDRERLKFDFDFWGLQNYFSVVVQHSYLAPVTWLKEVPATLRNVPTTALGWEISPAGMYEILKQFGRYKGVRELMISENGAAFKDKLKEGKVEDSGRRAYYQEYLSAVLKAKNEGLNITGYFAWTLLDNFEWAHGYSARFGLVFVDFKTQERTVKDSGRWFARFLKKVEI; this is translated from the coding sequence TTGGCAACGACTATCGACTATCACAAGAGGAATTCTGAAAACAAACTGGATTATAATGTGCCATTGACGCGTGAGGCGTTCGGGCACGATTTCAAATGGGGCGTCGCCACGGCAGCTTACCAGATCGAGGGGGCCGTGAACGAGGATGGCAGAAGCGATTGTGTCTGGGATGTTTTTGCGAGAAAAAAGGGCAAAATCCGCAACGGAGACCACGCGCGGCAGGCCTGCGATTTTTATCACCGGTACGAGCAGGACCTGGAACTGGTGAAAGAGCTTGGATTCGGGCATTTTCGGTTCTCGCTTTCCTGGTCGCGGATATTGCCCGATGGCCACGGGCGCGTGAACCAGCCGGGTATCGATTTCTATAACAAGCTGATCGACAAATGCATTTCCCTTCGTATAGAGCCCTGGATCACCTTGTACCACTGGGATTTGCCACAGGCGCTGGAAAAATCGGGCGGCTGGAAAAACCGGCGCATCGTCGAATGGTTTGCGGAGTACGCATCTGTGTGTGCGCTTGCATTTGGCGATCGCGTGCATAACTGGATCGTACTGAACGAACCGATGGCGGTGGCCGGACTGGGCTATACCACCGGTGAGCATGCGCCGGGCAACAAGGGGATCCATAATTTCCTCCCCGTGGTGCACCACCTGGCACTGAGCCAGGCGGAGGGCGGGCGGGTATTGAGGCAAATACTGCCGGATGCACGGATTGGTAACGCGATTTCCTGCTCATATGTTTACCCCAACAGCCGGAGCGCAGCCGACGTCCGGGCCGCCCGGCGGGCCGATGCGTTGATGAACCGCCTTTTCATCGAGCCCGCACTCGGGCTAGGTTACCCGAAGGACGCATTCCCGTTTTTATCCAATATCAAAAGATTCATGCGTGAAGGCGATCGCGAGCGGCTGAAATTCGATTTCGACTTTTGGGGCCTGCAAAACTATTTCAGTGTAGTGGTGCAGCATTCGTACCTGGCGCCGGTAACGTGGCTGAAAGAAGTCCCGGCTACCCTGAGAAACGTACCGACGACCGCGCTGGGTTGGGAAATCAGTCCTGCCGGAATGTATGAGATATTGAAGCAGTTTGGCCGCTACAAGGGTGTGCGCGAGCTGATGATTTCCGAGAACGGCGCCGCATTCAAGGACAAGCTGAAAGAAGGGAAAGTGGAGGATTCCGGAAGGCGGGCTTATTATCAGGAATATTTATCGGCTGTTCTGAAGGCTAAAAATGAGGGATTGAATATAACCGGTTATTTCGCGTGGACATTACTGGATAATTTTGAATGGGCGCATGGATACTCGGCCCGCTTTGGCCTGGTATTTGTTGACTTCAAAACGCAGGAACGTACGGTAAAAGATTCTGGCAGATGGTTTGCCCGGTTCCTGAAAAAAGTGGAAATATGA